A genomic stretch from Chloroflexota bacterium includes:
- a CDS encoding tyrosine recombinase XerC: protein MADAPALSGDAAAALRRFLGHLSSRNSSPGTIREYRRHVAQFFAFLGSRGVDWKSPDRATVRTYLGTLAERGLSASTVGGQLAAIRSLYRHAARQGWIDGDPVAGVRSPKRPGRLPRVLSVDGAARLVEAPANVIRPGRRRRDPALADATARRDAAVLELLYATGMRISELASLTVDRLDPSRRRLRVIGKGSKERELLFGEPAARAVRAYLASGRPTLAARSSSPVAALFLNSAGGPLTARGARMIVDRWVTASGAPASTSPHTLRHSFATHLLEGGADLRTVQELLGHASLATTQIYTHLSDASLRTAYRSAHPRSGRTGSARPTE, encoded by the coding sequence GTGGCTGACGCGCCGGCGCTGAGCGGCGACGCCGCGGCGGCCCTGCGGCGCTTCCTGGGCCATCTCTCGAGCCGCAACTCCTCGCCGGGCACCATCCGCGAGTACCGTCGCCACGTGGCGCAGTTCTTCGCCTTCCTCGGATCGCGCGGCGTCGACTGGAAGTCGCCCGACCGCGCTACGGTGCGCACCTACCTGGGAACGCTGGCGGAGCGCGGCCTGTCCGCCTCGACCGTCGGCGGGCAGCTGGCCGCCATCCGCTCGCTGTATCGCCACGCTGCCCGACAGGGCTGGATCGACGGCGATCCGGTGGCCGGGGTCCGCTCGCCCAAGCGCCCCGGCCGCCTGCCCCGGGTCCTGTCGGTGGACGGGGCGGCGCGCCTGGTCGAGGCGCCGGCTAACGTCATCAGACCCGGCCGACGCAGGCGCGACCCCGCACTGGCGGACGCCACGGCGCGCCGCGATGCCGCAGTCCTCGAGCTGCTGTACGCCACCGGGATGCGGATCAGCGAGCTCGCCTCGCTCACCGTCGACCGCCTCGACCCCAGCCGCCGCCGGCTGCGGGTGATCGGCAAGGGGAGCAAGGAGCGCGAGCTGCTCTTCGGCGAGCCGGCAGCCCGCGCGGTGCGCGCCTACCTGGCGTCCGGACGTCCGACCCTGGCCGCCCGCAGCAGCAGCCCGGTTGCGGCGCTCTTCCTGAACAGCGCCGGCGGACCGCTGACCGCGCGGGGGGCTCGCATGATCGTGGATCGCTGGGTGACGGCTTCCGGCGCCCCGGCCAGCACCTCGCCGCACACGCTCCGTCATTCGTTCGCCACGCACCTGCTCGAGGGCGGAGCCGACCTGCGCACCGTGCAGGAGCTGCTCGGCCACGCCAGCCTGGCCACGACCCAGATCTACACGCACCTCTCCGACGCGTCGTTGCGCACGGCCTATCGCTCCGCGCACCCCCGATCGGGCCGGACCGGCTCCGCCCGCCCCACAGAGTGA
- a CDS encoding response regulator translates to MATRILVVDDDLNIQRVLVFALKQEGYEVTVASDGAAGVEMAFEARPDLILMDVAMPKLDGYAATQQIRAAEKGIGRIPIIMLTSEADVEQRVRGLRAGADDDIVKPFHPLELMARIKALLAQSGGPTPTRTGPEAPTLGRLCAFYPAKGGVGTTTIAINTAIGLARELKRRTALIDANLQFGDLRVFLDLGLDTPSIVNAISEPDLDLDLFRTMMVSHRSGIDLLLAPATPASADIVVERQRQAPAVMSNLLGLSRRLYDYTLVDMSQSIDDFNLQLFDEADVIYVVMTADLSCLKNVPLVLETMDSLGYEKSKVQLVLNRSNAYTGINVSNAESALGRKIDYQVINEYRGAISALNSGEPFMSSRADAPLSKSVLAFARAIDEAFATEAVPAGA, encoded by the coding sequence ATGGCCACCAGAATCCTGGTCGTCGACGACGACCTGAACATCCAGCGCGTCCTCGTCTTCGCCCTCAAGCAGGAGGGCTACGAGGTCACGGTCGCGTCCGACGGCGCCGCGGGGGTGGAGATGGCTTTCGAGGCGCGGCCCGACCTGATCCTGATGGACGTGGCCATGCCCAAGCTGGATGGCTACGCCGCCACGCAGCAGATCCGCGCGGCGGAGAAGGGCATCGGCCGCATCCCGATCATCATGCTCACCTCCGAGGCCGACGTGGAGCAGCGGGTCCGGGGTCTCCGCGCGGGCGCCGATGACGACATCGTCAAGCCGTTCCACCCGCTCGAGCTGATGGCCCGCATCAAGGCGCTGCTCGCCCAGAGCGGGGGACCCACCCCCACGAGGACCGGCCCCGAGGCGCCGACCCTTGGCAGGCTGTGCGCCTTCTATCCCGCCAAGGGGGGTGTGGGCACCACCACCATCGCCATCAACACCGCCATTGGGCTGGCGCGCGAGCTGAAGCGACGGACCGCCCTGATCGACGCCAACCTCCAGTTCGGCGACCTGCGCGTCTTCCTGGACCTGGGCCTCGATACCCCCTCGATCGTGAACGCGATCAGCGAGCCTGACCTCGATCTGGACCTGTTCCGGACCATGATGGTCAGCCATCGGTCCGGGATCGACCTGCTGCTGGCCCCGGCCACCCCGGCGTCCGCCGACATCGTGGTCGAGCGGCAGCGACAGGCGCCCGCGGTGATGAGCAACCTGTTGGGTCTCTCGCGACGCCTGTACGACTACACCCTGGTCGACATGTCGCAGTCGATCGACGATTTCAACCTCCAGCTCTTCGACGAAGCCGATGTCATCTACGTGGTAATGACCGCCGACCTGTCGTGCCTCAAGAACGTGCCGTTGGTGCTCGAGACGATGGACAGCCTGGGCTACGAGAAGAGCAAGGTGCAGCTCGTCCTGAATCGGTCCAATGCGTACACCGGCATCAATGTCAGCAACGCAGAGTCGGCACTCGGCCGCAAGATCGACTACCAGGTCATCAACGAGTACCGCGGCGCGATCAGCGCCCTGAACTCGGGCGAGCCGTTCATGTCCAGCCGCGCCGATGCGCCCTTGAGCAAGAGCGTGCTGGCCTTCGCCCGGGCCATCGACGAGGCCTTTGCGACCGAGGCCGTTCCCGCCGGCGCCTGA
- a CDS encoding Ig-like domain-containing protein: protein MRRHRAITRTLIAALSLVLASAVSAGGAAQAGLTTILPPPTSILPVVIGVGIGTEQPVTMAFTHSMDAASVEAALSIVPSHPVRLAWSDDGGELRVLPEGLWSPDRRYGLVVAGTARTAGGALLGSPARFSFTTQTAPRISDFAIHYVAETAVPVAAMGATESDLVGPPPDTASDVSAGTSIEIAFSAPMNHAEVEQAFVLSPATPGILRWAGSTLTFTPIERLASGARYAVSLVGVHDRAGNPLGGDASFSFTTRPGAQLVQSTPKADAIGVTTKEIGLWFSQPVDAAVVGAALRVTDRSTGAKLTGTTSWNASHTQLVFKPARALAAGHRFDVSLAKGALDADGNALTASLTFTTKPLVVAVARPRVSVSAPAPSSTLVGHALNQVNAARAAYGLKPLVLNSAISAVANAHAWDMLRNGYFSHTSLDGRTKQDRLRNGGISFGWSGENICYSNNGSRTPTGVLNWCHNQFMAEPYPGYNNHIGNILGTHYTRIGIGIAVSGSKVYVVWDFTD from the coding sequence TTGCGACGCCATCGTGCCATCACCCGCACCCTCATCGCAGCCCTCTCCCTCGTCCTCGCATCCGCCGTTTCGGCGGGCGGTGCCGCGCAGGCCGGGCTGACGACCATCCTCCCACCCCCGACCTCGATTCTGCCCGTGGTCATCGGCGTGGGAATCGGCACCGAGCAGCCCGTGACCATGGCCTTCACCCATTCGATGGATGCCGCGTCAGTCGAGGCGGCACTGTCGATCGTCCCGTCGCATCCGGTACGCCTTGCCTGGTCCGACGACGGCGGCGAGCTCCGGGTGCTGCCCGAGGGTCTCTGGTCGCCTGACAGGCGCTACGGGCTCGTGGTGGCGGGAACGGCTCGCACCGCAGGCGGCGCGTTGCTGGGCTCCCCGGCTCGCTTCAGCTTCACCACCCAGACCGCGCCTCGCATCAGCGACTTCGCGATCCACTACGTGGCGGAGACCGCCGTCCCTGTCGCGGCCATGGGCGCTACCGAGTCCGACCTGGTCGGGCCGCCGCCCGACACCGCGTCGGACGTGAGCGCCGGGACCTCGATCGAGATCGCATTCAGCGCGCCGATGAATCATGCTGAGGTGGAGCAGGCCTTCGTCCTGAGCCCCGCCACGCCGGGCATCCTCCGCTGGGCCGGCAGCACCCTGACCTTCACACCGATCGAGCGACTCGCATCGGGCGCCCGCTATGCCGTCTCGCTGGTGGGGGTGCACGACCGCGCCGGCAACCCGCTCGGCGGGGACGCATCCTTCTCGTTCACCACCCGACCGGGCGCCCAGCTGGTGCAGAGCACGCCAAAGGCCGATGCCATCGGCGTGACAACCAAGGAGATCGGCCTCTGGTTCAGCCAGCCGGTGGATGCCGCGGTGGTCGGCGCCGCGCTGCGGGTCACTGATCGATCGACCGGCGCCAAGCTGACCGGCACGACGTCATGGAACGCCTCGCACACGCAGCTGGTCTTCAAGCCGGCGCGCGCGCTGGCGGCCGGCCACCGCTTCGACGTGAGCCTGGCCAAGGGCGCCCTCGACGCCGATGGCAACGCGCTGACCGCCAGTCTGACCTTCACCACCAAGCCACTCGTCGTCGCCGTCGCACGCCCCCGCGTCTCGGTGTCCGCGCCAGCTCCCTCGTCGACCCTGGTCGGCCACGCGCTGAACCAGGTCAATGCCGCCCGTGCGGCGTACGGTCTCAAGCCGCTCGTGCTCAACTCGGCCATCTCGGCCGTCGCCAATGCGCACGCCTGGGACATGCTGCGGAACGGCTACTTCAGCCACACCAGCCTCGACGGGCGTACCAAGCAGGACCGTTTGCGCAACGGGGGCATCTCGTTCGGCTGGTCGGGCGAGAACATCTGCTACAGCAACAACGGCTCGCGGACACCAACCGGCGTGCTCAACTGGTGCCACAACCAATTCATGGCCGAGCCGTACCCTGGCTACAACAATCACATCGGCAACATCCTCGGCACGCACTACACCCGGATCGGCATCGGGATCGCCGTCAGCGGCTCAAAGGTGTACGTCGTGTGGGATTTCACGGACTAG
- the murJ gene encoding murein biosynthesis integral membrane protein MurJ, with protein METPPEPRGPSIGRVLANASLILTVAALASRLLGWIRLLVIGSQFGASEDLDAYFAAFRIPDAIFQLVVAGALSAALIPVFSSYRAREDEREAWRLASSVINLVLIALAVFSLVMAILAPWVVPIIAPGFDPETTELTVRLTRVMLLSPVFIGMGAVVSGLLNTYGRFGVPAAAPLVYNLAIIVAAVVLAPTLGVEGLAIGVVAGSILHLAIQLPQLRGVGRHYDLTIGLGHPGVRQVAWLMGPRLLGLAAGQLNFIVSTVLASSLGVGAVTAYNYAFQLSQIPVGVLGVSVAVALFPTFSRDAALGHIAEIRRQLSTSLRILIFLAAPLTAVMIVLARPIAAVFFQYGLFSSAAAERTAGALVFFSIGLAGHIVVHVLTRAFYAMQETRVPVLWAIVAVAINVPLMVILSGPMGVEGLALALSISASLEVIGLAWALRRRIDSIDEGTILRSTLRSATAAVVAGAVMLGGLTAAQEWFGPLLANGAGRVLVLLVLAAAGTAVYLLAAVAMRSQELGQVRRYLLHRGSAEDTA; from the coding sequence GTGGAGACGCCGCCGGAGCCTCGCGGTCCATCGATCGGTCGAGTGCTGGCCAACGCCAGCCTGATCCTGACCGTGGCGGCGCTCGCCAGCCGCCTGCTGGGCTGGATCCGGCTGCTGGTCATCGGCTCGCAGTTCGGTGCGTCGGAGGACCTCGACGCCTACTTCGCTGCCTTCCGCATCCCGGATGCGATCTTCCAGCTGGTGGTGGCCGGGGCGCTCTCGGCCGCCCTGATCCCGGTCTTCAGCAGCTACCGGGCGCGGGAGGACGAGCGCGAGGCCTGGCGCCTGGCGAGCAGCGTCATCAACCTGGTCCTGATCGCGCTGGCCGTGTTCAGCCTGGTGATGGCCATCCTGGCCCCCTGGGTGGTGCCGATCATCGCGCCGGGCTTCGACCCCGAGACGACCGAGCTGACGGTGCGCCTCACGCGGGTGATGCTGCTCAGCCCGGTCTTCATCGGGATGGGCGCCGTGGTGAGCGGGCTGCTGAACACCTACGGGCGCTTCGGGGTGCCGGCGGCAGCCCCGCTGGTCTACAACCTGGCGATCATCGTGGCCGCGGTGGTGCTGGCGCCAACGCTGGGGGTCGAGGGGCTGGCGATCGGCGTGGTGGCGGGGTCGATCCTGCACCTGGCAATCCAGCTGCCGCAGCTGCGCGGCGTGGGACGTCATTACGACCTGACCATCGGCCTTGGACATCCGGGGGTCCGCCAGGTGGCGTGGCTGATGGGTCCGCGCCTGCTCGGCCTTGCCGCGGGACAGCTGAACTTCATCGTCAGCACCGTGCTTGCCAGCAGCCTGGGGGTTGGGGCCGTGACCGCCTACAACTACGCCTTCCAGCTCAGCCAGATCCCGGTCGGCGTGCTGGGGGTGAGCGTCGCGGTCGCCCTCTTCCCGACCTTCTCGCGCGATGCGGCGCTGGGACACATCGCCGAGATCCGGCGCCAGCTGTCGACCAGCCTGCGCATCCTCATCTTCCTGGCAGCACCGCTGACGGCAGTCATGATCGTCCTGGCCCGCCCGATCGCCGCGGTCTTCTTCCAGTACGGCCTCTTCTCGAGTGCCGCCGCCGAGCGCACGGCGGGGGCGCTGGTCTTCTTCAGCATCGGCCTCGCCGGGCATATCGTGGTGCACGTGCTGACGCGCGCCTTCTACGCAATGCAGGAGACCCGCGTCCCGGTGCTGTGGGCGATCGTGGCGGTGGCCATCAACGTGCCGCTGATGGTGATCCTGTCGGGGCCGATGGGGGTCGAGGGGCTGGCACTGGCCCTCTCGATCAGCGCCTCGCTGGAGGTGATCGGCCTGGCTTGGGCCCTTCGCCGCCGGATCGACTCGATCGACGAGGGGACGATCCTGCGATCCACGCTTCGCTCGGCGACCGCGGCGGTTGTTGCCGGCGCCGTCATGCTCGGCGGATTGACCGCCGCGCAGGAGTGGTTCGGCCCGCTGTTGGCGAACGGCGCGGGGCGCGTGCTGGTGCTGCTCGTCCTTGCCGCTGCCGGGACGGCGGTCTACCTGCTGGCGGCCGTTGCGATGCGTTCCCAGGAGCTGGGCCAGGTGCGTCGCTACCTGCTCCACCGTGGCTCGGCCGAGGACACCGCATGA
- the topA gene encoding type I DNA topoisomerase, which produces MPPKKRSSGNLVIVESPAKAKTIERYLGPGYTVTASFGHVRDLPQKNLGVDLEHDFAPRYEPLKERRKELEKLADLARKAETVWLATDLDREGESIAWHIAEYAGLDDAHVRRVTFSEITKPAIEAAFAHPRAVNLDLVNAQQARRVIDRLVGYKLSPLVSSKIRRGLSAGRVQSVAVRLVVDREREIDAFTAEEYWTIAAELTRRAESGKFTAELTGIDGKKARIGSQAEAREHEAALRAAEYKVASVSRTQQKKSAPPPFTTSTLQQEASRKLSFGARRTMSVAQSLYEGVALPEGQVGLITYMRTDSLSIASGAVSEARGVIGERFGADFVPEKPNAFRNRSRGAQEAHEAIRPSSFARTPDSMRAHLKPDEFRLYELIWKRAIASQMAPARFDQVGVDVDAGRYTLHAGARKRVFDGYQAVYVEGRDDEEDERLAVLPDLRDDEPLDLAAVTAEQHFTQPPPRYTEATLIKALEEHGIGRPSTYAPTIETIRARGYVTIKERRLFAEESAFKVTDLLVEHFPEVVDIEFTARMEEQLDEVAAGTNEWVPMVRAFWDPFSVQIAEGRANIAKQVELTDIVCPLSGDLLVKRFGRNGWFLGCSGYPECKYTAPLPGEEAEAAALPGVGEECPQCGQGHLAARTGRFGPFVGCDRYPECKYIKRETPAAERFGVCPKCGQGTVVTKRARRGRRPFWGCDRYPDCDYVSWTRPGRPEEEGEAPAAAAAASG; this is translated from the coding sequence ATGCCCCCGAAGAAGCGTTCCAGCGGCAACCTGGTGATCGTCGAGTCGCCCGCCAAAGCCAAGACGATCGAGCGGTACCTTGGACCCGGCTACACCGTCACCGCCTCCTTCGGCCATGTTCGCGACCTCCCCCAGAAGAACCTGGGAGTCGATCTCGAGCATGACTTCGCCCCGCGCTACGAGCCGCTCAAGGAGCGCCGGAAGGAGCTCGAGAAGCTCGCCGACCTGGCGCGCAAGGCCGAGACGGTGTGGCTCGCCACCGACCTCGATCGCGAGGGCGAGTCGATCGCCTGGCACATCGCGGAGTACGCCGGCCTGGACGACGCGCACGTTCGCCGCGTGACCTTCAGCGAGATCACCAAGCCGGCCATCGAGGCGGCGTTCGCCCACCCACGCGCCGTCAACCTCGACCTGGTCAACGCCCAGCAGGCGCGGCGGGTCATCGATCGGCTGGTCGGCTACAAGCTCAGCCCGCTGGTGAGCAGCAAGATCCGGCGAGGACTCTCAGCTGGACGCGTGCAGAGCGTGGCGGTGCGCCTGGTCGTCGATCGCGAGCGCGAGATCGACGCCTTCACGGCCGAGGAGTACTGGACCATCGCGGCCGAGCTGACCCGTCGCGCGGAGAGTGGCAAGTTCACGGCCGAGCTGACCGGGATCGACGGCAAGAAGGCCCGCATCGGCTCGCAGGCCGAGGCGCGAGAGCACGAGGCCGCCCTGCGTGCCGCGGAGTACAAGGTCGCCTCGGTCAGCCGCACGCAGCAGAAGAAGTCCGCGCCGCCGCCGTTCACGACCAGCACCCTGCAGCAGGAAGCCTCCCGCAAGCTGAGCTTCGGGGCGCGACGCACCATGAGCGTCGCCCAGTCGCTGTACGAGGGAGTCGCCCTGCCGGAGGGCCAGGTCGGGCTGATCACCTACATGCGCACCGACTCGCTCTCGATCGCGAGCGGTGCGGTGAGCGAGGCGCGCGGCGTCATCGGCGAGCGATTCGGCGCCGATTTCGTGCCTGAGAAGCCGAATGCCTTCCGCAACCGGAGCCGCGGCGCTCAGGAGGCCCACGAGGCGATTCGCCCGTCCAGCTTTGCTCGCACGCCCGACAGCATGCGGGCGCACCTCAAGCCGGACGAGTTCCGCCTGTACGAGCTGATCTGGAAGCGGGCGATCGCCAGCCAGATGGCTCCTGCCCGCTTCGACCAGGTCGGCGTTGACGTGGACGCGGGGCGCTACACCCTGCACGCCGGCGCTCGCAAGCGCGTCTTCGACGGCTACCAGGCCGTCTATGTCGAGGGCCGTGACGACGAGGAGGACGAGCGCCTGGCGGTGCTGCCGGACCTGCGCGACGACGAGCCGCTCGACCTCGCCGCGGTGACCGCCGAGCAGCATTTCACCCAGCCACCGCCCCGATACACCGAGGCAACCCTGATCAAGGCGCTCGAGGAGCACGGCATCGGCCGGCCTTCGACCTACGCCCCGACCATCGAGACGATCCGCGCCCGTGGCTACGTCACCATCAAGGAGCGCCGCCTCTTCGCGGAGGAGTCCGCCTTCAAGGTCACCGACCTGCTGGTGGAGCACTTCCCCGAAGTGGTGGACATCGAGTTCACCGCGCGCATGGAGGAGCAGCTCGACGAGGTGGCGGCGGGCACCAACGAATGGGTGCCGATGGTGCGCGCGTTCTGGGACCCCTTCAGCGTCCAGATCGCCGAGGGGCGGGCCAACATCGCCAAGCAGGTCGAGCTGACCGACATCGTCTGCCCGCTGAGTGGCGACCTGCTGGTCAAGCGCTTCGGTCGCAACGGCTGGTTCCTAGGCTGCAGCGGCTACCCGGAGTGCAAGTACACCGCGCCGCTGCCCGGGGAAGAGGCCGAGGCGGCCGCGCTGCCCGGCGTGGGGGAGGAGTGCCCGCAGTGCGGGCAGGGCCACCTGGCGGCGCGCACCGGCCGGTTCGGGCCGTTCGTGGGCTGCGACCGCTACCCGGAATGCAAGTACATCAAGCGCGAGACGCCCGCCGCCGAGCGCTTCGGAGTCTGTCCGAAGTGCGGGCAGGGGACAGTGGTGACAAAGCGAGCCCGGCGCGGCCGGCGGCCGTTCTGGGGCTGCGACCGCTATCCCGATTGCGACTACGTGAGCTGGACCCGGCCGGGTCGCCCGGAGGAGGAGGGCGAGGCTCCCGCGGCAGCTGCGGCCGCAAGTGGCTGA
- the dprA gene encoding DNA-processing protein DprA encodes MIGVGAGGPVSPALATAAAETRFRADHGGWTGIDLGELEREAEAPYWIAISLVPGVGPVGFARLLRRFGSARAAWAAGPALLEALPRVPDDAAPALARLRREGASRVASRVAAATRRCGGIILSALDPGYPAALSAADPRPPVLYLAGDPASMTRPCVAIVGTRRASGYGRSCAAEIAEELARAGVTVVSGLAVGIDAQAHVAAVAAGGRSVAVLPSPLDRIYPPRHRDLAARLVATGGALISELAPGHAPGKPDFARRNRIIAGLVRAVVVVEAPDRSGALLTAAAAIDHGREVFAVPGPIDAIASRGCNRLIADHQATIVTSAAALLHRIGAQAGGRPVSVTSLSDPEAMVLHALLQRPASIEELIGRTDMATGALASTLTLLEARGLVESYGGATFHPTLAARRIGRPTGLDS; translated from the coding sequence GTGATCGGGGTCGGGGCCGGGGGACCCGTGTCGCCGGCCTTGGCAACGGCGGCCGCCGAGACGCGCTTCCGCGCCGATCACGGTGGGTGGACCGGGATCGATCTTGGCGAGCTCGAACGAGAGGCGGAGGCCCCGTACTGGATCGCCATCTCGCTGGTTCCCGGCGTCGGTCCGGTTGGCTTCGCGCGGCTGCTGCGACGCTTCGGGAGTGCGCGCGCAGCCTGGGCTGCCGGACCGGCGCTGCTCGAGGCGCTGCCCCGGGTTCCGGATGACGCGGCCCCGGCCCTCGCACGACTGCGTCGGGAAGGGGCGAGTCGCGTGGCCTCGCGGGTGGCGGCTGCGACGCGGCGGTGCGGCGGCATCATCCTGAGCGCCCTCGATCCTGGGTATCCGGCTGCGCTGAGCGCGGCCGATCCGCGGCCGCCGGTCCTGTACCTGGCCGGCGATCCCGCCTCGATGACGCGACCGTGCGTGGCGATTGTGGGAACCCGCCGCGCCAGCGGCTACGGCCGTTCCTGTGCTGCCGAGATCGCGGAGGAGCTGGCGCGAGCAGGGGTCACGGTGGTGAGCGGGCTGGCGGTCGGGATCGACGCGCAGGCGCACGTGGCCGCCGTGGCTGCCGGGGGGCGGAGCGTCGCGGTCCTGCCGTCGCCGCTCGACCGCATTTACCCGCCCCGCCATCGTGACCTGGCCGCGCGGCTGGTCGCGACCGGCGGCGCGCTGATCTCCGAGCTCGCGCCAGGCCATGCGCCGGGCAAGCCGGACTTCGCGCGACGCAACCGCATCATCGCCGGCCTGGTGCGCGCGGTGGTGGTGGTCGAGGCGCCGGATCGCTCCGGTGCGCTGCTCACCGCCGCGGCGGCGATCGATCACGGTCGGGAGGTGTTCGCGGTCCCGGGTCCGATCGACGCCATCGCGTCGCGGGGCTGCAACCGGCTGATCGCCGATCACCAGGCGACCATCGTCACCTCCGCCGCCGCTCTGCTGCATCGCATCGGCGCACAGGCCGGCGGCCGGCCAGTAAGCGTCACCAGCCTCTCGGACCCGGAGGCCATGGTCCTCCACGCGCTGCTCCAGCGCCCCGCGTCGATCGAGGAGCTGATCGGCCGAACGGACATGGCAACCGGGGCGCTGGCGAGCACTTTGACGCTCCTGGAGGCTCGCGGATTGGTCGAATCCTACGGTGGCGCGACCTTCCATCCGACCCTCGCCGCACGCCGGATCGGGCGCCCGACTGGGCTTGACAGCTGA
- a CDS encoding YifB family Mg chelatase-like AAA ATPase codes for MVRLLAETLSASIMGVEGLPVRVEVDVAFGLPALTIVGLAGSQVQEARERVRSALRNSGFEVPARRITINLSPADLPKDGTGYDLPIAVGILAASGQLRDVDRLRQTALVGELGLDGGVRPVPGTMALAAASFSAGVPSLIVAVGATGEAAAVAGLRVHGAASLGEAVGHLAGVRDLPVAEPTELPSPVPTRRGPDLAEVAGQALARRGLEIALAGRHNLALCGPPGIGKTLLLRCAADLMPPLEDDEAIEVSRIYSVAGLLERRAPLLRERPFRAPHHTISTQALVGGGPRVRPGEASLAHRGILLLDETLQFRSDALDALREPLEGGSVTIARVDGALTMPARFTLLAAFNPCPCGWRGSRQRACTCEDATARRYLARLSGPLRDRIDLWVTMAQPAPDTAASTDGIEPSEAVTARIVRAWRRQLERQGSANGDLPAGALRADRGFGPVAAGILTQRARRFAMSPRRIHRAARVARTIADLAAVVEVAREHIDEALTYRGAVGS; via the coding sequence GTGGTGCGCTTGCTGGCCGAGACGCTCAGCGCGTCGATCATGGGCGTCGAAGGCCTGCCGGTGCGCGTCGAGGTGGATGTCGCCTTTGGTCTGCCGGCGCTCACGATCGTGGGCCTGGCGGGGAGCCAGGTGCAGGAGGCCCGTGAACGAGTCAGGAGCGCGCTACGGAACAGCGGGTTCGAGGTGCCGGCGCGACGGATCACCATCAACCTGTCGCCCGCGGACCTGCCCAAGGACGGCACGGGCTACGACCTGCCGATCGCGGTGGGGATCCTGGCCGCCTCGGGCCAGCTTCGCGACGTCGACCGACTGCGGCAGACGGCCCTGGTCGGCGAGCTGGGGCTGGATGGCGGCGTGCGCCCGGTGCCGGGCACGATGGCGCTGGCGGCAGCCTCCTTCAGCGCCGGCGTCCCGTCGCTGATCGTTGCCGTCGGAGCGACCGGTGAGGCTGCTGCGGTGGCCGGCCTGCGCGTCCACGGCGCCGCTTCGTTGGGAGAGGCGGTCGGTCACCTGGCGGGCGTGCGCGACCTGCCCGTGGCGGAGCCGACGGAGCTGCCCTCGCCTGTCCCCACGCGGCGCGGTCCTGATCTCGCCGAGGTGGCCGGCCAGGCGCTGGCGCGCCGCGGGCTGGAGATCGCGCTGGCCGGGCGCCACAACCTGGCGCTGTGCGGGCCGCCGGGGATCGGCAAGACGCTCCTCCTGCGCTGTGCGGCCGACCTGATGCCGCCGCTCGAGGACGACGAGGCGATCGAGGTCAGCCGCATCTACTCCGTGGCCGGGCTCCTCGAACGGCGCGCGCCGCTCCTCCGCGAGCGACCCTTCCGTGCGCCGCACCACACCATCTCGACCCAGGCGCTCGTGGGGGGAGGCCCGCGGGTGCGGCCCGGGGAGGCGTCGCTGGCGCATCGGGGCATCCTGCTGCTCGACGAGACGCTGCAGTTTCGATCGGATGCGCTCGACGCGCTGCGTGAGCCCCTCGAGGGCGGGAGCGTCACCATCGCGCGCGTCGACGGAGCACTCACCATGCCGGCGCGCTTCACGCTGCTGGCCGCCTTCAATCCGTGTCCCTGTGGCTGGCGCGGCTCCAGGCAGCGGGCGTGCACCTGCGAGGATGCCACCGCCCGCCGCTATCTGGCCCGGCTCTCCGGGCCGCTGCGGGACAGAATCGACCTGTGGGTGACGATGGCGCAGCCCGCCCCGGACACTGCCGCCAGCACCGATGGCATCGAGCCGAGCGAGGCAGTGACGGCCCGCATCGTAAGGGCGTGGCGGCGACAGCTGGAGCGGCAGGGCAGCGCCAACGGCGACCTGCCGGCCGGCGCGCTCCGCGCGGACCGGGGATTCGGACCGGTGGCCGCTGGCATCCTGACGCAGCGTGCGCGCCGATTCGCGATGTCGCCGCGCCGGATCCATCGCGCTGCGCGAGTGGCGCGCACCATCGCCGACCTCGCCGCGGTTGTCGAGGTGGCCCGGGAGCACATCGACGAGGCGCTGACCTACCGCGGCGCGGTGGGCTCGTGA